Proteins from a genomic interval of Hoplias malabaricus isolate fHopMal1 chromosome 13, fHopMal1.hap1, whole genome shotgun sequence:
- the rundc3aa gene encoding RUN domain-containing protein 3A: MEPVCGQNAMAMGLTSKKPSSRNVAVERKNLITVCRFSVKTLLEKYTAEPIDDSSEEFVNFASILEHILSHRFKGPGGWFSSDGQRSFWDYVRLACSKVHNNCISSIENIENISTSRAKGRAWIRMALMEKRLSEYIATALRDTRTTRRFYDDGAIMLREEATVLTGMLIGLSAIDFSFCLKGEVLDGKTPAVIDYTPYLKFTQSYDYLSDEEDRRSVDSSASDDSVAEHPYIPLVTDEESWSTKCRKMEQRFKIVYAQKGYLEELVRLRESQLKNVETENKRLNAKLEDLQIQSQQEKKELEAIILELQAQLTGIIPCESAHLPKDQSVSLINQWPPSRAANNQGDIKLFRRRSFHSLTFPGEVSLNSKGPLKGEEKQNGESAWCSTAKDTTPSMLGLCGSLASSPSCKSLASLKSSEYLVNISTEPSPALSPS; this comes from the exons GTTTTCAGTAAAGACTTTATTGGAGAAGTACACTGCTGAGCCTATCGATGATTCATCAGAAGAGTTTGTAAACTTTGCCTCTATTTTGGAGCACATCCTCAGTCATCGCTTTAAAG GTCCGGGAGGCTGGTTCAGTTCAGATGGTCAGAGAAGTTTCTGGGACTATGTTCGTCTGGCTTGCAGTAAAGTGCATAACAACTGCATCAGCAGCATTgagaacattgaaaacatcAGCACGTCCCGAGCCAAG GGCCGGGCATGGATTAGAATGGCTCTGATGGAGAAGCGTCTGTCTGAGTATATTGCCACAGCCTTAAGAGATACTCGGACCACAAG gAGGTTTTATGATGATGGGGCCATTATGCTTAGAGAGGAAGCTACAGTCCTGACAGGGATGCTGATTGGACTTAGTGCCATTGATTTCAG TTTCTGTTTGAAGGGGGAGGTATTAGATGGGAAAACACCTGCTGTGATTGATTACACACCGTACCTGAAATTTACCCAAAG ttaTGACTACCTGAGTGATGAAGAGGACCGGCGCAGTGTGGACAGCAGTGCAAGTGATGACAGTGTAGCTGAGCATCCTTACATCCCCCTGGTCACTGATGAGGAGAGCTGGAGTACCAAGTGCCGAAAGATGGAGCAAAGGTTTAAAATTGTCTATGCTCAGAag GGGTACCTGGAGGAATTGGTGCGGTTGCGAGAATCACAGCTGAAGAATGTAGAGACGGAGAATAAAAGATTAAATGCTAAACTGGAAGACCTGCAGATCCAGAGCCAACAGGAGAAAAAAGAGCTGGAGGCCATTATACTGGAACTACAGGCACAATT GACTGGTATCATTCCGTGTGAATCCGCTCATTTGCCAAAAGACCAATCAGTGTCCTTAATCAACCAATGGCCACCTTCACGGGCTGCCAACAACCAAGGGGATATAAAGCTTTTTCGCAG GAGAAGTTTTCATAGCTTAACCTTTCCTGGTGAGGTCAGTCTGAACTCTAAAGGTCCTCTCAAGGGggaagagaagcaaaatggagAGTCTGCCTGGTGTTCAACAG CTAAAGATACCACTCCATCTATGCTGGGCCTGTGTGGTTCTCTGGCCTCTTCCCCAAGCTGCAAATCTCTGGCCAGCCTCAAATCCAGCGAATATTTGGTCAACATTAGCACTGAGCCTAGTCCTGCACTGTCCCCCAGCTAA